A genome region from Streptomyces sp. S4.7 includes the following:
- a CDS encoding acyl-CoA dehydrogenase family protein, whose amino-acid sequence MAEFTFELNDDQKQVRDWLHGFAADVIRPAAAEWDEREETPWPVIQEAAKVGVYSLDFYAQQYFDPTGLSIPMVMEELFWGDAGIGLSIVGTGLAAVGVLANGTEEQIGTWIPQMYGDANDVKVAAFCSSEPDAGSDVAAMRTRAVHDEAKDEWVLNGTKTWATNGGIAGVHVVVAVVDPAAGSKGHASFIVPPGTPGLTQGQKFKKHGIRASHTAEVVLEDVRVPGHCLLGGKEKLDERLARAREAKAAGAGGERVKNAAMATFEASRPAVGAMAVGTARAAYEVALDYAKTRTQFGRPIIDNQGIAFQLVDMRTRIDAARLLVWRASWMAATGKPFTAAEGSMSKLYASETAKEVTAQAVQILGGNGFTREYPVERMHRDSAIYTIFEGTSEIQRLVIARTLSGMPIR is encoded by the coding sequence ATGGCCGAGTTCACGTTCGAACTCAACGACGACCAGAAGCAGGTACGTGACTGGCTCCACGGTTTCGCGGCCGACGTCATCCGCCCGGCGGCGGCCGAGTGGGACGAGCGGGAGGAGACCCCGTGGCCCGTCATCCAGGAAGCCGCCAAGGTCGGCGTCTACTCCCTCGACTTCTACGCACAGCAGTACTTCGACCCCACGGGCCTCTCCATCCCCATGGTGATGGAGGAGCTGTTCTGGGGTGACGCCGGCATCGGCCTGTCGATCGTCGGCACCGGACTCGCCGCGGTCGGCGTCCTCGCCAACGGCACCGAAGAGCAGATAGGCACCTGGATCCCGCAGATGTACGGCGACGCGAACGACGTGAAGGTCGCCGCGTTCTGCTCGTCCGAACCCGACGCCGGATCGGACGTCGCCGCGATGCGCACCCGCGCGGTCCACGACGAGGCCAAGGACGAGTGGGTGCTGAACGGCACCAAGACCTGGGCGACCAACGGCGGCATCGCGGGCGTGCACGTGGTGGTCGCCGTCGTGGACCCCGCGGCCGGCTCCAAGGGGCACGCCTCGTTCATCGTCCCGCCCGGCACGCCCGGTCTCACCCAGGGGCAGAAGTTCAAGAAGCACGGCATCCGCGCCTCCCACACCGCCGAGGTGGTTCTGGAGGACGTCCGCGTCCCCGGCCACTGTCTGCTCGGCGGCAAGGAGAAGCTGGACGAGCGGCTCGCCCGCGCCCGCGAGGCGAAAGCCGCAGGGGCCGGCGGCGAGCGCGTGAAGAACGCGGCCATGGCCACCTTCGAGGCGTCACGCCCCGCCGTCGGCGCCATGGCCGTGGGCACGGCCCGCGCCGCGTACGAGGTGGCGCTCGACTACGCCAAGACCCGCACCCAGTTCGGCCGCCCCATCATCGACAACCAGGGCATCGCCTTCCAACTCGTCGACATGCGCACCCGTATCGACGCGGCCCGGCTGCTCGTCTGGCGCGCCTCCTGGATGGCGGCCACGGGCAAGCCCTTCACCGCGGCCGAGGGCTCCATGTCGAAGCTGTACGCGAGCGAGACGGCCAAGGAGGTCACCGCGCAGGCGGTGCAGATCCTCGGCGGCAACGGCTTCACACGGGAGTACCCGGTGGAGCGGATGCACCGCGACAGCGCGATCTACACGATCTTCGAAGGCACGAGCGAGATCCAGCGCCTGGTCATCGCACGCACCCTGTCCGGCATGCCGATCAGGTAG
- a CDS encoding TetR family transcriptional regulator yields the protein MGTTQQADQHRSAHQRRRQLLEAADRVVLRDGPKASMNAIAAEAGITKPILYRHFGDKGGLYRALAKRHTDALLSALKAALDAPADRRARVEATLDTYLAAIEARPQVYRFLMHPADDAADIQLPEQGFDVGRHSAPLLRRLGEELATVIEERVDLGPDSAQLARVWGHGIVGMMHAAGDWWLGERPCSRDQLVSSLADLLWGRLSLVDDRAGSPGL from the coding sequence ATGGGGACCACACAGCAGGCCGACCAGCACCGCTCGGCCCATCAGCGCCGCCGCCAACTCCTGGAGGCCGCCGACAGAGTCGTCCTGCGTGACGGGCCGAAAGCCTCCATGAACGCCATCGCGGCCGAGGCCGGCATCACCAAGCCGATCCTCTACCGTCACTTCGGCGACAAGGGCGGGCTCTACCGCGCCCTGGCGAAGCGTCATACGGACGCGCTCCTCAGCGCGTTGAAGGCGGCCCTCGACGCGCCCGCCGACCGGCGCGCACGGGTGGAGGCCACACTCGACACGTACCTCGCCGCGATCGAGGCGCGCCCCCAGGTGTACCGGTTCCTGATGCATCCGGCGGACGACGCCGCCGACATCCAACTCCCCGAGCAGGGCTTCGACGTGGGCCGCCACTCGGCACCGCTGCTGCGCCGCCTCGGCGAGGAGCTGGCCACCGTCATCGAGGAGCGGGTCGACCTCGGTCCCGACAGCGCCCAACTGGCCCGCGTATGGGGCCACGGCATCGTCGGCATGATGCACGCGGCCGGTGACTGGTGGCTCGGCGAACGCCCTTGCTCACGCGACCAGTTGGTGAGCAGCCTGGCCGATCTGCTCTGGGGCAGGCTGTCACTGGTGGACGACCGGGCGGGCAGTCCGGGGCTCTGA
- the def gene encoding peptide deformylase, with the protein MRNKSIPGSAGRVRPLRMLGDPALHTPCEPVTDFGPPLARLVEDLFATMYRANGVGLAANQIGVPLRVFVFDCPDDEDVRHLGHIVNPRPALADGVTVRGAEGCLSLPGLEAGTERFDHAVVEGVTVDGEPVRIDGTGFFARCLQHECDHLEGLVYPDRLTGWRRAKVLRAARRASWS; encoded by the coding sequence ATGAGGAACAAGTCGATCCCCGGCAGCGCCGGGCGGGTCAGACCCCTGCGGATGCTCGGTGACCCCGCCCTGCACACCCCCTGCGAACCCGTCACGGACTTCGGGCCACCGCTCGCCCGGCTGGTGGAGGACCTCTTCGCGACGATGTACCGGGCGAACGGGGTCGGCCTGGCGGCCAATCAGATCGGCGTGCCACTGCGGGTGTTCGTCTTCGACTGCCCCGACGACGAGGACGTCCGCCATCTCGGACACATCGTCAATCCCCGTCCGGCGCTCGCGGACGGGGTCACCGTGCGGGGCGCCGAGGGCTGCCTCTCGCTGCCGGGCCTCGAAGCGGGGACGGAACGGTTCGACCACGCGGTGGTCGAGGGTGTGACGGTGGACGGCGAACCCGTACGGATCGACGGCACCGGGTTCTTCGCGCGCTGTCTCCAGCACGAGTGCGACCACCTGGAGGGGCTGGTCTACCCGGACCGGCTGACGGGCTGGCGCAGGGCCAAGGTGCTGCGGGCGGCGCGCCGCGCGTCATGGAGCTGA
- a CDS encoding ROK family protein, which yields MATTSLPRTSNRSAVIAALLSGADMDRQRLIADTGLSRATVFRIVDDLMAESLALEGFRLLREGPGRQSTTVSFNHRSALVCGVDLGGTNCRVVVADALGRAVIRSRDTTPRDATADELAAWVAGKVTDLVARHGDGVPLHTVTIGLPGVVTGDGRSVVASHNLGQIKGTGFIEKVSGLLGVETAVGNDSNLALRGELQYGSLPDRETAVLLAMGTGLGSAVSIDGQVLLGRTGLLGEFGRLPLPGREERLRDLLSGADLVAYARRQGVHVPTARALFADPETYAPVLAEVHGALAHLVTVVALAYEPATVVLTGGFSESFDTARLTAISDQVAGTVGVRSVVRRSDLGDSAGLLGSMATSLGRLYDSLGVSAEDAASVAVDRDLVVRRLTECPTAPTTPTAGPGGTGTTHADDKTPHTRHDEQMAEG from the coding sequence GTGGCAACTACCTCGCTCCCCCGCACCTCCAACCGGAGCGCCGTGATCGCGGCCCTGCTCTCCGGCGCGGACATGGACCGTCAGCGGCTGATCGCGGACACCGGTCTGAGCCGGGCCACGGTCTTCCGCATCGTGGACGACCTGATGGCCGAGTCCCTCGCGCTGGAGGGTTTCCGGCTGCTCCGGGAAGGCCCCGGCCGGCAGTCCACGACCGTGAGTTTCAACCACCGCTCCGCTCTCGTCTGCGGAGTCGACCTCGGCGGCACCAACTGCCGGGTCGTGGTGGCGGACGCGCTCGGCCGCGCCGTCATCAGGAGCCGGGACACCACGCCGCGCGACGCGACGGCGGACGAACTCGCCGCCTGGGTCGCCGGCAAGGTCACCGACCTGGTCGCCCGGCACGGCGACGGCGTCCCCCTGCACACCGTCACGATCGGCCTGCCCGGTGTCGTCACCGGCGACGGGCGCTCCGTCGTGGCATCGCACAATCTCGGCCAGATCAAGGGCACCGGATTCATCGAGAAGGTCTCCGGCCTGCTGGGCGTCGAGACCGCCGTCGGCAACGACTCCAACCTCGCCCTGCGGGGCGAACTCCAGTACGGATCACTGCCGGACCGGGAGACCGCCGTGCTGCTCGCCATGGGCACCGGCCTCGGTTCCGCCGTCTCCATAGACGGACAGGTCCTGCTCGGCAGGACGGGCCTGCTCGGCGAATTCGGCCGGCTTCCGCTGCCCGGCCGCGAGGAGCGGCTGCGCGATCTGCTGTCCGGCGCCGATCTGGTGGCGTACGCGCGCCGGCAGGGGGTGCACGTACCGACGGCGCGTGCGCTGTTCGCGGACCCGGAGACGTACGCGCCGGTGCTGGCCGAGGTGCACGGCGCGCTGGCCCATCTGGTCACCGTCGTCGCGCTCGCGTACGAGCCCGCCACGGTGGTCCTGACCGGCGGCTTCTCGGAGTCGTTCGACACCGCGCGACTGACCGCCATCAGCGACCAGGTCGCCGGCACGGTCGGGGTGCGCAGTGTCGTGCGCCGCTCCGATCTCGGCGACTCGGCGGGCCTGCTCGGCTCGATGGCGACCTCGCTCGGCCGGCTCTACGACTCGCTGGGTGTGAGCGCCGAGGACGCGGCCTCCGTGGCCGTCGACCGCGATCTGGTCGTCCGCCGCCTCACGGAGTGCCCGACGGCCCCCACCACCCCCACGGCCGGCCCCGGCGGGACCGGCACCACCCACGCGGACGACAAGACCCCCCACACCAGGCACGACGAGCAGATGGCAGAAGGGTGA
- a CDS encoding sugar ABC transporter permease, with product MVFTLVCVTLLMVLGFLISHLLMGVSPWARVVLTVCLVLVWAMPMVAATLVWQWMFQPQYGVSNWLLTQLRVFGDMSVHDWFSHPTQALGLIILLTVWKGLPFVALTLFAARGQIPESPYEAARLDGAGTLQMFRHITIPIMRPVLAILTILEVIWSVNSFTPIWVLTQGGPDGATTTLGVYAYITAFSRNEYGSGASVAVVTVVILALFSVAYVRRLSRQGDAV from the coding sequence GTGGTGTTCACGCTGGTGTGCGTGACGCTGCTCATGGTGCTGGGATTCCTCATCTCGCACCTGCTGATGGGTGTCTCGCCGTGGGCCCGCGTCGTCCTCACCGTCTGCCTGGTGCTGGTGTGGGCGATGCCCATGGTGGCGGCGACCCTGGTCTGGCAGTGGATGTTCCAGCCGCAGTACGGCGTCTCCAACTGGCTGCTCACCCAGCTCCGGGTCTTCGGCGACATGTCGGTCCACGACTGGTTCTCCCATCCGACGCAGGCGCTCGGCCTGATCATCCTGCTGACGGTCTGGAAGGGGCTGCCGTTCGTGGCGCTGACCCTGTTCGCCGCGCGCGGCCAGATACCCGAGTCGCCGTACGAGGCGGCCCGACTCGACGGTGCGGGCACGCTCCAGATGTTCCGCCACATCACCATCCCGATCATGCGGCCCGTCCTCGCGATCCTGACCATCCTCGAAGTGATCTGGTCGGTGAACTCGTTCACCCCGATCTGGGTGCTGACCCAGGGCGGTCCCGACGGGGCGACCACCACGCTCGGCGTGTACGCGTACATCACCGCGTTCAGCCGCAACGAGTACGGGAGCGGCGCGTCGGTCGCGGTGGTGACCGTGGTGATCCTCGCCCTGTTCTCCGTCGCCTACGTCCGCAGGCTGTCCCGGCAGGGAGATGCCGTATGA
- a CDS encoding glycoside hydrolase family 3 N-terminal domain-containing protein: MSTPTTSSPPRRTPARRKRTVNNVIAMAVSAVMVFPVYWMVATALKERSDILSTVPKFLPWPISLENFTRALDKPGFWTFVRNSLTVTVSSVVLSLIISLIAAIAIARFRFAGRKAVLIILVLVQMVPAAAMVIPVYLMLRSVGALDFLPELVLTYMTFVLPFTIWTLRGFVDGVPVELEHLRLRDHEIAGQLHAAGLARVVQDVGERRLRRDDRGVDHLLHPRTRLLPAGAAPSRARHDQRRGQGLTPGAAPRAAPRLPGGTASPHDRTKTNRKVRTRIMTELSRLAHGVLFPALGRRTVPKWARARVAEGLGGFVLFGKDIASGEQVRELTTALHGLREHVLLCVDEEGGDVNRLEDHGGTSVPGNHALGRLDDPERTRESAYQLGLSLVEAVIDWDLAPAVDAAVNPFSPNGIRTFGADRALVAKHAAAWVEDLQAAGVSACAKHFPGHGLSSTDAHLGTPTVDLSRQELVDHYLDPFRAAVAAGVDSIMVSHVHLSQLDDVPATISPAVLTGLLREELGFDGVVITDALEMRGIADVASLPEAAVRAIAAGADALCLGAWAFGDDVDAAAAALVAAVENGTLPEERLREANARLAKLGTRPRATGVPHDDTVGERLARDVLEVSGDPVLKGRRALVVRLDPTHSPAQGGASWGVEAPLRAAGIDVEALAVAGDTYNAEGMIKAEVGLYLDEFGPDADVVLLVRSSHRFPWQRPVLDELLERYPGCVVVDMGVPGDDFGGFRGWVRTFGASRVCAGAAVDALLGTR; encoded by the coding sequence ATGAGCACCCCGACCACCTCGTCTCCCCCACGGCGCACACCCGCGCGCCGGAAGCGCACCGTCAACAACGTCATCGCGATGGCGGTCTCCGCCGTGATGGTGTTCCCCGTCTACTGGATGGTGGCCACCGCGCTCAAGGAGCGGTCCGACATCCTCAGCACCGTACCGAAGTTCCTCCCCTGGCCGATCAGCCTGGAGAACTTCACGCGGGCGCTGGACAAGCCCGGCTTCTGGACGTTCGTCCGCAACTCCCTGACGGTCACGGTGTCCTCGGTCGTCCTCTCGCTGATCATCTCGCTGATCGCGGCCATAGCGATCGCGCGGTTCCGGTTCGCCGGCCGCAAGGCGGTGCTGATCATCCTGGTGCTGGTGCAGATGGTCCCGGCGGCGGCCATGGTCATCCCGGTCTATCTGATGCTCCGGTCCGTCGGCGCTCTGGACTTCCTGCCGGAGCTCGTCCTCACGTACATGACCTTCGTGCTGCCGTTCACGATCTGGACGCTGCGCGGGTTCGTGGACGGTGTGCCCGTCGAGCTGGAGCATCTTCGCCTACGTGATCATGAAATCGCGGGACAACTACACGCTGCCGGTCTGGCTCGTGTCGTTCAAGACGTCGGAGAGCGTCGACTACGGCGCGATGATCGCGGCGTCGACCATCTTCTCCATCCCCGTACTCGTCTTCTTCCTGCTGGTGCAGCGCCGTCTCGTGCGCGGCATGACCAGCGGCGCGGTCAAGGGCTGACCCCGGGCGCCGCGCCCCGCGCGGCTCCCCGGCTCCCCGGTGGAACCGCATCACCGCACGACCGCACGAAGACCAATCGCAAGGTGAGGACTCGAATCATGACCGAGCTGTCCCGGCTCGCCCACGGCGTGCTGTTCCCCGCGCTCGGACGCAGGACCGTCCCGAAGTGGGCGCGCGCCCGGGTCGCCGAAGGACTCGGCGGCTTCGTCCTGTTCGGCAAGGACATCGCCTCCGGCGAGCAGGTGCGGGAGCTGACCACCGCCCTGCACGGCCTGCGTGAGCACGTACTGCTCTGCGTCGACGAGGAGGGCGGTGACGTCAACCGGCTGGAGGACCACGGCGGTACGTCCGTCCCGGGCAACCACGCCCTCGGCCGTCTCGACGATCCCGAGCGCACCCGTGAGTCCGCCTATCAGCTCGGCCTCTCGCTGGTGGAGGCCGTTATCGACTGGGATCTGGCGCCCGCCGTCGACGCGGCCGTCAATCCCTTCTCCCCCAACGGCATCCGCACCTTCGGCGCCGACCGCGCGCTGGTCGCCAAGCACGCCGCGGCCTGGGTGGAGGACCTCCAGGCCGCCGGGGTGAGCGCCTGCGCCAAGCACTTCCCCGGCCACGGTCTCAGCTCCACCGACGCGCACCTCGGCACACCCACGGTGGACCTGTCCCGGCAGGAGCTGGTGGACCACTACCTCGACCCGTTCCGGGCGGCCGTCGCCGCCGGCGTCGACAGCATCATGGTCTCGCACGTCCACCTCAGCCAGTTGGACGACGTACCCGCCACCATCAGCCCCGCCGTACTCACCGGGCTGCTCCGTGAGGAGCTGGGCTTCGACGGCGTCGTCATCACCGACGCGCTGGAGATGCGCGGCATCGCCGACGTGGCGAGCCTGCCCGAGGCGGCCGTCCGGGCGATCGCGGCCGGCGCGGACGCGCTGTGCCTGGGCGCGTGGGCGTTCGGCGACGACGTGGACGCGGCGGCCGCCGCGCTGGTGGCCGCCGTGGAGAACGGCACGCTGCCCGAGGAGCGGCTGCGCGAGGCGAACGCCCGTCTCGCGAAGCTCGGCACCCGGCCGCGCGCCACCGGGGTCCCGCACGACGACACGGTCGGCGAACGGCTGGCGCGGGACGTCCTGGAGGTGAGCGGCGACCCGGTGCTCAAGGGGCGCCGCGCCCTGGTCGTACGGCTCGACCCGACGCACTCGCCCGCGCAGGGCGGCGCCTCCTGGGGCGTGGAGGCGCCGCTGCGCGCGGCGGGCATCGACGTCGAGGCGCTCGCGGTGGCGGGCGACACCTACAACGCCGAGGGCATGATCAAGGCCGAAGTCGGGCTGTACCTGGACGAGTTCGGGCCGGACGCGGACGTGGTGCTGCTGGTGCGCAGCTCGCACCGCTTCCCGTGGCAGCGCCCGGTCCTGGACGAACTGCTGGAGAGGTATCCCGGTTGCGTGGTGGTCGACATGGGGGTGCCCGGCGACGACTTCGGCGGCTTCCGGGGCTGGGTGCGCACCTTCGGTGCCTCCCGGGTCTGCGCGGGGGCCGCGGTGGACGCGCTGCTGGGCACGCGGTGA
- the nagA gene encoding N-acetylglucosamine-6-phosphate deacetylase, producing the protein MGGADGGRLFVGGRFATPDAGVADGWLLVRDGRIHSLGTGAPPGGPDITVDLDGRLVVPGFVDPHCHGGAGHSVYTGDPAAVRGAAAGHLARGTTSMLASVATVEPAAMEDAVRTIASVIDDGSAPNLVGIHLEGPFLSPARRGAQTRTALRAPDPELMARLLDAAGGHAVSMTVAPELPGAPEMIRRYADELVCALGHTDADAAGFSRAADLGARAVTHLFNAMPALHHREPGPVAAALLDPRLVCELVLDGHHLADDTVRLAHRVAGPDRLTLVSDAMPAAGMPDGDYAFADREVDVRDGVARLRGTQTLAGSTLFVAKAFRRAVSSVGIPLPDAVRMTSATAARLLGLHDRGELRPGLRADLVELDPALRPARVWLGGAPVE; encoded by the coding sequence GTGGGCGGGGCGGACGGCGGACGGCTGTTCGTCGGCGGCAGGTTCGCGACGCCGGACGCCGGTGTCGCGGACGGGTGGCTGCTCGTACGGGACGGCCGTATCCACTCCCTGGGCACCGGCGCCCCGCCCGGCGGGCCGGACATCACGGTGGATCTGGACGGGCGCCTGGTCGTGCCGGGGTTCGTGGACCCGCACTGTCACGGCGGGGCCGGCCACTCGGTGTACACGGGGGATCCCGCCGCCGTACGCGGGGCGGCGGCGGGTCATCTCGCGCGGGGCACGACCAGCATGCTGGCGTCGGTCGCGACGGTCGAACCGGCCGCGATGGAGGACGCCGTACGTACGATCGCGTCCGTCATCGACGACGGGTCCGCGCCGAACCTGGTCGGCATCCACCTCGAGGGGCCGTTCCTGTCACCGGCGCGGCGCGGCGCGCAGACCCGCACCGCGCTGCGCGCCCCCGACCCGGAGCTGATGGCGCGGCTGCTCGACGCGGCGGGCGGGCACGCGGTGTCGATGACCGTGGCACCGGAGTTGCCGGGCGCGCCGGAGATGATCCGGCGGTACGCGGACGAGCTGGTCTGCGCTCTGGGCCACACCGACGCCGACGCGGCCGGGTTCTCGCGGGCCGCCGATCTCGGTGCGCGCGCGGTGACGCATCTGTTCAACGCGATGCCTGCGCTGCACCACCGGGAGCCGGGGCCGGTCGCCGCCGCGCTGCTCGACCCCCGGCTGGTCTGCGAACTGGTCCTGGACGGGCACCACCTGGCCGACGACACCGTACGCCTCGCCCACCGGGTCGCGGGCCCCGACCGGCTCACGCTGGTCAGCGACGCGATGCCGGCGGCGGGCATGCCGGACGGGGACTACGCCTTCGCGGACCGCGAGGTGGACGTCAGGGACGGGGTCGCGAGACTGCGCGGCACGCAGACGCTCGCCGGATCGACGCTGTTCGTGGCAAAGGCGTTCCGCAGGGCGGTGTCCTCGGTGGGGATCCCCCTGCCGGACGCCGTCCGGATGACCTCGGCCACGGCGGCCCGACTGCTCGGCCTCCACGACCGGGGCGAGCTGCGCCCCGGACTGCGCGCGGACCTGGTCGAACTGGATCCGGCCCTGCGCCCGGCCAGGGTCTGGCTCGGTGGCGCACCGGTGGAGTGA
- a CDS encoding MurT ligase domain-containing protein, translated as MAGNTDPLSPRAKLAVTAGKAAAAVSRAAGRGSGSVIGGKVALRLDPDLLAALAQHLDVVLVSATNGKTTTTRLIAEALRASGPVVSNALGANMPAGITSALAGGSDARYGVIEVDEKYLAGVARDTTPKAIALLNLSRDQLDRAAETRMLAEHWREGLAGTKAVVIANADDPLVVWAASSSPNVVWVAAGQEWKDDAWSCPACGGVMQRPGDDWFCGQCGFRRPAPSWALHGDHVLDPHGSAWPIHLQLPGRANRANAATSAAVAATFGVPPQVALERMYQVQAVAGRYDVVSFLGRDLRLLLAKNPAGWLETFSLIDPPPTPVILAVNARGADGTDTSWLWDVDYTRLAGHPIFVIGDRKLDLAVRLEVAGLDFRVCATADEAVQMAPPGRIEAIANYTSFQDLRRRVGN; from the coding sequence ATGGCAGGCAACACGGACCCGCTGTCGCCACGGGCCAAGCTGGCCGTGACGGCAGGCAAGGCCGCAGCGGCGGTGTCGCGCGCTGCGGGGCGCGGCAGCGGATCGGTGATCGGCGGCAAGGTGGCGTTGCGGCTCGACCCGGATCTGCTGGCGGCTCTGGCGCAGCATCTGGACGTCGTGCTGGTGTCGGCGACGAACGGCAAGACCACCACGACACGGTTGATCGCCGAGGCCCTGCGGGCCAGCGGACCCGTGGTGTCGAACGCGCTGGGCGCGAACATGCCGGCCGGTATCACCTCCGCCCTCGCGGGCGGCTCGGACGCCAGGTACGGCGTGATCGAGGTGGACGAGAAGTATCTCGCCGGTGTCGCGCGCGACACGACGCCCAAGGCGATCGCCCTGCTCAACCTCTCGCGCGACCAGCTCGACCGCGCCGCTGAGACCCGCATGCTCGCCGAGCACTGGCGCGAGGGGCTGGCCGGCACCAAGGCCGTCGTCATCGCCAACGCCGACGACCCGCTGGTCGTGTGGGCCGCCTCGTCGTCCCCCAACGTGGTCTGGGTCGCGGCCGGTCAGGAGTGGAAGGACGACGCCTGGTCCTGCCCCGCCTGCGGCGGTGTGATGCAGCGTCCGGGCGACGACTGGTTCTGCGGCCAGTGCGGTTTCCGCAGGCCCGCCCCGAGCTGGGCGCTGCACGGCGACCACGTCCTGGACCCGCACGGTTCCGCCTGGCCGATCCACCTCCAGCTGCCCGGCCGCGCGAACCGCGCGAACGCCGCCACCTCCGCCGCCGTCGCCGCCACGTTCGGTGTGCCGCCGCAGGTCGCCCTGGAGCGCATGTACCAGGTGCAGGCGGTCGCGGGCCGGTACGACGTGGTGTCCTTCCTCGGCCGTGACCTGCGGCTGCTGCTGGCGAAGAACCCGGCGGGCTGGCTGGAGACGTTCTCGCTCATCGACCCGCCGCCCACGCCCGTCATCCTCGCGGTCAACGCCCGTGGCGCGGACGGCACGGACACCTCCTGGCTGTGGGACGTCGACTACACCCGGCTGGCCGGTCACCCGATCTTCGTCATCGGCGACCGCAAGCTGGACCTGGCCGTGCGGCTGGAGGTCGCGGGCCTGGACTTCCGGGTGTGCGCGACCGCCGACGAGGCCGTGCAGATGGCGCCGCCCGGACGTATCGAGGCGATCGCCAACTACACGTCGTTCCAGGACCTGCGCCGCCGCGTCGGCAACTGA
- a CDS encoding glutamine amidotransferase: protein MSDNSLRLVWIYPDLLSTYGDQGNALVVERRARQRGLDVTRVDVRSDQPVPTSGDIYLIGGGEDRPQRLAAERLRRDGGLNRAVSNGAIVFSVCAGYQILGHEFVNDLGEREGGLGLLDVISTRGEGERCVGDVLGDIDPHLGLPPLTGFENHQGVTHLGPSARPFARVSLGRGNGTGDGTEGAYNDTVFGTYMHGPVLARNPLIADLLLKLALDVNALPPADDRWYEALRAERIAAATQPV from the coding sequence ATGAGTGACAACAGTCTGCGGCTGGTGTGGATCTACCCGGACCTGCTGAGCACGTACGGGGACCAGGGCAACGCCCTGGTGGTGGAGCGCCGGGCCAGGCAGCGCGGGCTCGATGTGACACGGGTGGACGTGCGCAGCGACCAGCCCGTGCCGACCTCCGGCGACATCTATCTCATCGGCGGCGGTGAGGACCGGCCGCAGCGGCTGGCCGCCGAGCGGCTGCGCCGGGACGGTGGTCTCAACCGGGCGGTGTCCAACGGTGCCATCGTGTTCTCGGTCTGCGCCGGTTACCAGATCCTCGGCCACGAGTTCGTCAACGACCTGGGCGAGCGGGAGGGCGGTCTGGGACTGCTCGACGTGATCTCGACCCGTGGCGAGGGCGAGCGGTGCGTCGGGGACGTGCTGGGTGACATCGACCCGCACCTGGGACTGCCGCCGCTGACGGGTTTCGAGAACCACCAGGGCGTCACCCATCTCGGCCCGAGCGCACGGCCGTTCGCGCGGGTGTCCCTCGGCCGGGGCAACGGCACGGGTGACGGCACGGAGGGCGCGTACAACGACACGGTGTTCGGTACGTACATGCACGGCCCCGTCCTGGCCCGGAACCCGCTGATCGCCGACCTGCTGCTGAAGCTGGCGCTCGACGTGAACGCGCTGCCGCCGGCGGACGACCGGTGGTACGAGGCGCTGCGCGCCGAGCGCATCGCCGCCGCTACGCAGCCCGTGTGA